The Oncorhynchus tshawytscha isolate Ot180627B linkage group LG16, Otsh_v2.0, whole genome shotgun sequence nucleotide sequence taaaataaatatttagaagttaaaaccaaaaatataatataaatcgGAGCATGACAGTTGTCTATGTCACTGCCTCTCCACCCCGGTGAGGATGGGGTTCTCCTCAGCAggccagtccctggtctccaaaGCCACCTGGAGTTTCTGCCAGAAGACCCTTGTGTCCTCCCCAGCTCTTGGCCAGCTCAGGTAGGTGCGTCTCTTCACCAGCCTCCTCATGCGGTGGTAGGGTGAGAGCTGGTGGTCTGGGATCTCTTCGAGAAACACCAGGATCATCACATCCTTCTGCTCATCAAAAAGACGGAAGCTGGAGAGAGCAGTCTTTTATTTCAGTGTTTGCGTAGATGACCCAAGTCCCATACACAGTGTATTTTCCAAAAAACATCATACCTGAACCTAACCACATTGCACATTGTTTTCTCTCAACATCTCAGCTGCAAAGCCGCAAGAGAATAGAAATTGTAAAATCAATGTTTGAATGTCAATTGTCTATTTGTATAGAAACAACATCAGTCAAATAAAGCACTTTGCTGTTCTATGAGAGGAGTGGGTCTGGGACATTGAGAGAAATAAAGGGAATATTAGCTATGAAGCTTTAGGGAAACAAACCCCTGGACAGTCATACAACTATAAATAGAAACACAAAACCAACCTGGCCACCTGGATCTCTCTGGAGCACCACTCGCTCTGCAGATATCGATGGGTGATCACACAGATGGTTTTCCTGCTCCTGTAGATGGCGTCTGTGATGTTCTCTATGATGGGTTTACCTGTGGAACACGGTGAGAAACAAATCCTTTGGAAGCAGTGATTTTTGACAATGTACCTACTAGTTGTAAGTGTATGTAGTTACTGGGACACACCAGCTGACTGCGTGTTGCAACTGAATCGGTACAATCTTAGTGTTATGCAACTTCCTGTTTCAGATGGCATTTAATGCTGTACTGGATCCAGGTCACTCACTCAAGCCTGTGTTTAATCCAGAATATTCATCTAAAATGTGAACTTTCATATAAAATGTCTGAAATAACAATTCATTTCAATACAATGACCAATTGTTGTGTTAAATATGTGATACCTGGCTGGAAGTCCCGGTGGTGAAGACACAACTTCCAGCCCTGCTCTCCCTCCAACTCTGGCAGCAGCTCCCTCACGACCCAGCATTCATCATGGGTGTTGTAGGAAACGAAGGCATCGTACTGATGAGGAGTTTGTCTGTTCCTCCGCTTGGAGTCATGGAGATAAGCCAGGAAGAGGTAGTAGGCATATACCACCTGCCACCTCAGGAGATGATAGATAAAGGACCCCAGCAGGGTGAGGAGGACCAGAGAAGTGGTTGAGATGAAGTAGAAGATGCCTAGGTCCACTGAACAGGAGTGGGTGTCCAGGTCCAACAGTTTAGTGTCCTTGAGATCGTCTGGATAGCTACATGGATAGTCATGGGCATAAGCAACTTGTGTTTGGCTGTTGCTCTCAGCCCATTGAACAAACCAAGCATTTCTGCAGTCACAAATGAAAGGATTCCTTTGCATGTCCAGGAGAGTTAAGGCTGGGAGAGAGTGCAGCACTGTCTCATTGGTCCATTTAATTTTATTCTGTCTCACCTTTAAGAAACGGACTTGAGTGAGATTGGCTTCTATAAGGAAATCTAATGACTCAAGTTCAGTTTTGGAGATGGTGAGTCTTTTAAGCTTGGGGATTGGGTGAAAGAGCTCTGGGGAGAGGGCATGGAAGAAATTCTGGCTGATATCAAGGGACAACAACTGGGGTGTGTGAATGAATGTGTCAGGGTGCAGGTACGCAATATGAAGATTCCCTGCTTGGAACTCTGATAACATGTTCAGACCTTCAAGAAAGTTGGAAGGTAGACAAGACTGTCTCATATACTTAGTATAATGCTGACTAAATATGTAGAGGTTTTCCAGAGATGACAGGTCAGTGAAGGGTGGTTGTTGTAGTTGTTCATCTTTTTCATATTTGATAGCATTGGAAGCCATATTGAGAGTTTTTAAGCTTCTAAGTCCTTTGAACACAGCACCTCGGATTTCACTTTTACCTATAACATTGTTTAGCAGGACAAGATTTTTAAGTTTGGCCAAACCCACAAAGGCCCCATCTTCTAGTGTCTTTATTTCATTGTCATATAAAGCCAGATCCTCAAGTGATCTTAAGCTTTTGAAGTAATTTGTTCTGATGTTGGTTAGTTTATTGAATCCTAAATCCAAGCTCTTTAGATGTTGCAAACCCTTTGTGAAAGCCTCACCCAAGTTTAGGATTCTGTTCCTTCTAAGTGTCAGGCTATTTAAGGCCCTTAAATCCAGGAAAACACACCCTTCAAGGTTTGAGATTAAATTGTTGTTAAGATAGAGTTTTTCAAGTCTTTTTAGATTGGAGAAATCCGAGCAGCCTAAGGTTTTGATGATGTTGTGGCTGAGATCCAAATTTTTTAATGTGCGGAGATTCCTTGTAGCATTCGGCACAGAAGAGAGGCCATCATAGCCTAGTCTCAGAGTTTTAAGATCTTTTATTGATCGAAAAGCAGCTTCTGACAGGTCAGTAATATTATTACCTGATATGTCCAGGTCAGTCACCTGTGTGCAGGACTGCAGCAGCTTGTCAGAGACACTACTGAAGTTGTTACATTGCAATCGGAGGGTCTTCAGTGTAGGTATGTGGCAGGCTACATTAATGAGGTTATCTTTTCCTATTTTATCCAGCCCCAGAGATGCCAACGAAAAGTTGATGCTCTGGAGCACCGAACCAATCCCCTGTAAAGACATGTGAATGCCACTCAAGTCGAGGCTGCTCACATTACTCAGAAAATACCTGTCCGCTACATCCCATTCCATGCTCCCATTAATGCCACAGAAGGAGAGGTCTAGTTTCTTAAGATAGGGAAAAATATCTGCTGTGACACTGAAGATCTCCAGAGGATTCCTGGATAGATCCAGCTCTGTCAGCCCTATTGACCTATTTGATATTTCCTGTGACTGCAAAGAGTTCAAGCTGTTGTTCCCAATGAACAACTTCAGCAAGCTTGGCAATTGTAAAATGTGCTTCAGCTCCTTGAAACAATGTAGTTTGTTGCTGGTTAAGTTCAGTACCTTCAAGCTGAAGAGTAACTGAAAAGATGAGGAGGCGATACTTGAGATATGGTTGTTCTCCAATTGTAGTACTGTGAGGTTGTCCAGGCCCTTAAACATTTGGTCTGAGAGGGATGTGAGTTTGTTAAAGGCCAGATTCAGCTGCTCTAGAGCCACCAGGTCTGAAAAAGACCCATTCTCAACATGAGAGATCCTGTTGCTGTACATGATTAACATTTTGAGGAACTTTAGATCTTTGAAGTCCTCACTTTTTATCTGTGAAATGTTATTCTTTGCTATGTTTACAGAAGTCACCAATAATGGGATGTCTGCTGGTACGGCATTGAGGTTTCTGCCATCACATAGCACAGACACGTTTAGAGATTCCCTGATTCTGCAGTGTTTCATTGAGTAGCCATTTACTGGATTAAATAGAACCCAGAAATACAGAAGAATGCATAGAAAGAAACTCAACCGAGGATATGTAGACCCATTTCCTTTTCCTGACAAGGTTATTTTCACTTCCATATTAAGGAGCTTCGTTTCCTTTTTTGGAAGAAAAAGTGTCTTGTCACCAACAAATAGAGTCCAGTGAGGTTCTTCTCAAGACTCTTCCTGATGTATTCGACTTATAGGCTACTTGAGATCTAATGTAAATAAAAGACAAATAcaaaatattttaaataactGCTTCATCATAGGTGTAGGACATATGACTTTCATTAATTACAGAATGAAAACAGACTGCAAAAAAATttgacaatcatatttcatcaGTTGTTCTAGTGCCCAACTCAGAAGGTACAAGTGGATTTTCCTGGTTATGATTGTGCCGGATTCATATTTACTTACTGTAATTTTAACAATGTGATAGTATTAATCAATACTGTATTCACTGAAAGACATCACATAACCCTAGAAACCTAAAAGACGTTTCCTTGGTCATGTCACATGATGGCGAATAACTATATGGACCAGAGTTTATCATATAATTGCATACATTAATCAATCATTTGACAGCCCTACTTATGGGTAATCCAATTATCCAACTTGGTTCCTAAACTGTTAACTTCATATAATGGTAAATAATACTATACTGAAGTAGTCAAACTGAACAAAAGCTGTTAAACAAGACAGAGGTAAATGTGAAAATATATAACTTCTTACTGTTTTACTCACCATACGCAGAAGAGGACATGCTTCTCAGTCTAACAAGGGTTTACAGTAGTTATAATGTGATCATGGAATACGCAACATTTCGCAAGTAGTTCCTCAGGTAGTCACATGCCATTTTTACTTCTGTTCTAAAACTTGCTTCACTTTCCCCATTATTAACTCTTTCAGCTCCTGTAGAACATACTTATAACTGCCATATTGAGACCGCATTCTAATAGTCAAGGAACAGTCGATTTCCTGTGTAACTTGCTCCTAGCGATCAGTTGGCCTCGTTTTTTACTAACAAAGGTTATCAAGGAACAAGAAAATTGATGAAGGCCTTGTAGCGGTATtgttagagaggggtaaagataAAGATTTTGTTTGGGCGCCAGGCAGGTACtaaccatgccgaaaggaaaatagtaggatagagagagtaccactaccagacccacacacatcagcagaagagactgcctagagtgtagcctgtttgccacatagccagtggagagaaaagatAAGACACACCATATAAAACACATCACAGCACAGGAGTAACCCCACCAATAATAACTCACACaataataatggcagagcaatttaagATAACGGCAACTTCAGAGAAACAATTTACAAGAAAGAACGCAATCGTCAATATCAGaggatttgcaataatctgtattacctaccagtggaggagagcagagggtatGCATGGGGGGTAGACAAAACAAAATAGTACCACCCCACATCAATACATAAAGAAAGAAACAGTAACACCGATAATCGAGTTAAACATTTTACAAACCCTGCACGCTGAAAATAAACAAAACTTCTGCAGCATTTGCACACTACAATCAAACTGCCGCGCCAACCGAGAGCTACCTCCCAGAGTGACGAAAGAACTatctttttaaaatgttatttatttttttatttatttatgtatttttgcCGGAAGAACTATCGTTATTTCCTCCTTTCTGACCTCTGATGagctcttaaagtggcagcgcacggtgaaggctccgtgCAGGATTTCGCCACAGCCTGAACTAGTTGTTATATAACAAACTTCAAATGACCTGGTATGAGGTCACCCAGAGTTGTGCTTTATTAGAATCTGTTCTATTGTTTTCACATTTGCTGTAATGTTAAATTCTCATACAGTGGCTCAATACAATAATTTCATttcagaggtggagacaggaggggagTATTGTGgggggacagaggtggagagatTGAATGGAAATGGgataaagcagggagagaggggtagaagaggGAAGGAAGGTGTGAGAGGTTGCCAGGAGGAGAAGTGAGTATctaccaatcaatcaaatgtatttataaagccctttttatatcagcagatatcacaaagtgcttacacagaaacccagcctaaaaccccaaaaagcaagcaatgcagatgtagaagcacagtggctaggaaaaacttcctagaaaggcaggaacctaggaagaaacctagagaggaaccaggctgaggggtggcaagtcctcttctggctgtactgggtggagattataagagtacatggccattaaggccagatcttTCTTCaaaatgttcaaacgttcatagatggtTGTATcgtagtggttgtagagggtgcaacaggtcagcacctcaggagttaaTGTCAGTCTGCTTTTCATAGCCCAGCATTAAGTCGAGAGAtcaggtgcggtagagagggagaaagagagggagtgagagagagagagagagagagagagagagagagagagagagggtcaaaaacagcaggttcgggacaaggtagcacgtccggagaacaggtcagggttccatagccaaaggcagaacagttgaaactggagcagcagcacgacaagGTAGACTGGGACAgtcaggagtcatcaggccaggtagtcctgaggcatggtcctagggctcaggtcctccgagagagagagagcatacttaagttcacacagCACACCAGACAAAACAGGATAATTAtaccagataggacagactgaccctagcctccaGGCACATAGACTATTGGAGCAAAGATACTAGACACAGACAGGGAGCAAACAAAGCAGGCTTCTAATTGTTCTTCTATAGAATATATTCAATCCCCATCTCAGGGCTCACTTTCTGATCCAAGGGAAATTAATGCAACATTTGAGTCTTTTTACCAAGAGTTATATAAATACTATATCCAATTTGAGCCAGACAAATGTAAGCAGTTTTAAGAATCTTGATTTGCCCGTATTGGATGAGAAGCAATCTGAGGATCTGGGCCGATCCATCTCATTAAAGGAACTGGAGTCAGCACTGAAAGGTGCTAAAAAGGGTAAATCACCTGGCCCGGATGGCGTTCCACCTGAATTGTCACTACATTTTTCGGGCATTTTAAGAACAGTATTATTGGAGTCAATTCATTCGGCCATCGACAAGgtttttttttcatgagcatacTAACTCTGCATGAACCTCTCTACTGCCATGGAAAGGGAAAAAACACACAGATTGTGTTAATTACCATCTGATATCTCGACTTAATCCTGACCAAAAATTGTATTGAAAAGTATTGGCATTACCCAAATACTTTTCCGTCCGTAAGTTGATTCACATGGACCAGTCAGGTTTTAAGAAAGGACGCCTTGCAGCTGACAATGTCCGTTGAGTAATGCAGGTCATGCATGAAACACAACAGCAGGACACACTGTGTGCGCTGCTGTCTCTAGATGCCGAGAAGGATTTTGACAGGCTTGAATGGCAGTACTTGTGGGCTACCTTGGAGAAATTTGGTTTGGGAAAGAATTTTATCGATATGGTTTCTGTTTTATATGCTAACCCTGTTGCTATGGTTTCTACTAATGGCGTGCGCTCAAGTTCATTCCCTATTTTTCGGGGATGTAGACAAGGAGACGGCCTATCCCCAACAATATTCATTATGTCGCTACAGTCGTCAGCACTGCATCTAAGGCAGAATGTAGTTGCTTCTCCAACACTGATTAAATCTTCCTCTCATATCATATCACTATATACGGATGATATTCTCCTCGTAACGGAGGGGAGGAGTGGGACTAGACGGGACACTCATATATATGACAGATATCTAGAATTCAATCTCATATTTATTATCCACATTTGAAGAATTCAAATTGCTGTCCGGGTATAAAATAACTTGGACAAAATCAGCATTAATGTTAGTGAATGAGGCGGCCAAGGAACTTTCACTTCCCTCAACAATTCCCATGAAAACACAGGCCACTTATTTGGGTATTAGTATACAAACATCACTGCATGGTCTGGTGAAGTTTAATTATGAGAAAATGTACAAGGAGGTTGAACGAGATTGAACCGTTTTGGAGAAGTTGGCTATAGGCTATTGGGGAATGATTGATAAACGTATAGGTAAATACCTTTGGAATGGCAAACATCCGAAGATTAGGTTTGAGGTGTTACAACGACAGAAGTGTAATGGTGGACTtgcattaaaacatttttttaatttacCACCAATCTCTCCACTTACGCCCACTTAGATCATGGTTTGATCAGTCTACATCAGTCTTTCCAGTTACACCCACTTAGATCATGGTTTGATCAGTCTACATCAGTCTCTTGGAGATCTATTGAGGAAGAACTTTTTTCACCTACTAGATTGCAGGATGTGTTATATTCTGGTATATCTAACAAGAAATGCATGCTGTATTTTGGTCCTATGAATTCTAATACAACACAGAATTTTAGGAAGGTTGAGAAGTGTGTAGGTGTTAACTGGAAATGGCACCTCCAAACCCCTCTATGGCATAACAAGGCTATTACTTCCGGTAATAAAACTTTTGAGTCTAGAGCCTGTTCTGCAAAAAGGGGTCAATAATCTAGGGGATATATTCGAACTCAAAAGTGTGTTCTTAGTTTTCAGGAACTTCGTCTTCATTTTGATTTGCAAGGGTCATCATTCTTTCTATATCCTACGGTCAGCACTTCGTGACTATGGGGTACCATGAGGTACACGTTTGGGAAGGCACCCAGTGATAGAGTGGATATTTACATTCCAGTCCAGAGGTTTAGTCTGCTATTAATGCTCATCTCAACGATTAAAGAAGAAAGATCTTTCAATGGTTAAAGCAGAAAGATCTTTCAATGGTTAAAGCAGAAAGATCTTTCAATGGTTAAAGCAGAAAGATCTTTCAATGGTTAAAGCAGAAAGATCTTTCAATGGTTAAAGCATGGGTAAATGATTTGACTGTTGATGATGAAGCTATTGATTTGGCGAATGTCCGGGAGAATATATTTCACTCAAATAACCCAAACAAatacttcatttaaaaaaaactttgtcATAGATCTTACTGGACCCCGCTTGTAATATTTCATGCAAAACAGGCTCAAAGCCCATACTTCACCTATGGAAAGTAGCCGCCTCAAATC carries:
- the LOC112237654 gene encoding toll-like receptor 13 — protein: MEVKITLSGKGNGSTYPRLSFFLCILLYFWVLFNPVNGYSMKHCRIRESLNVSVLCDGRNLNAVPADIPLLVTSVNIAKNNISQIKSEDFKDLKFLKMLIMYSNRISHVENGSFSDLVALEQLNLAFNKLTSLSDQMFKGLDNLTVLQLENNHISSIASSSFQLLFSLKVLNLTSNKLHCFKELKHILQLPSLLKLFIGNNSLNSLQSQEISNRSIGLTELDLSRNPLEIFSVTADIFPYLKKLDLSFCGINGSMEWDVADRYFLSNVSSLDLSGIHMSLQGIGSVLQSINFSLASLGLDKIGKDNLINVACHIPTLKTLRLQCNNFSSVSDKLLQSCTQVTDLDISGNNITDLSEAAFRSIKDLKTLRLGYDGLSSVPNATRNLRTLKNLDLSHNIIKTLGCSDFSNLKRLEKLYLNNNLISNLEGCVFLDLRALNSLTLRRNRILNLGEAFTKGLQHLKSLDLGFNKLTNIRTNYFKSLRSLEDLALYDNEIKTLEDGAFVGLAKLKNLVLLNNVIGKSEIRGAVFKGLRSLKTLNMASNAIKYEKDEQLQQPPFTDLSSLENLYIFSQHYTKYMRQSCLPSNFLEGLNMLSEFQAGNLHIAYLHPDTFIHTPQLLSLDISQNFFHALSPELFHPIPKLKRLTISKTELESLDFLIEANLTQVRFLKVRQNKIKWTNETVLHSLPALTLLDMQRNPFICDCRNAWFVQWAESNSQTQVAYAHDYPCSYPDDLKDTKLLDLDTHSCSVDLGIFYFISTTSLVLLTLLGSFIYHLLRWQVVYAYYLFLAYLHDSKRRNRQTPHQYDAFVSYNTHDECWVVRELLPELEGEQGWKLCLHHRDFQPGKPIIENITDAIYRSRKTICVITHRYLQSEWCSREIQVASFRLFDEQKDVMILVFLEEIPDHQLSPYHRMRRLVKRRTYLSWPRAGEDTRVFWQKLQVALETRDWPAEENPILTGVERQ